A genomic stretch from Rubripirellula reticaptiva includes:
- a CDS encoding oligosaccharide flippase family protein yields MHVAELTVKSESTNASESSFDSVDEFSKPEDRQGVYVAGPSRTVLGASAWSMAGYGFSQCFRLVNNMVLSYLLMPEAFGTMAIVNLVVVGISMFSDVGAGPCIIQNDRGDHFEFLNTAWVIGIFRGAVITLIAALLAMPVASFYQLPELVWLIPLASLTALINGTASTAIYTSQRHLDLKSLAWLDIRSQVIGSIAMCILAFYWPTVTSLVLGTIATAVAHTIFSHRMISGYRNQFAFSQTDAKKLFHFGRWIFVSTLMMFAAMQVDRMMMGKLFDIGTLGVYSFGLAIAMLPRMVVEKLSSGILYPVLSRFARGSSDGLMPQLRSARGSILAVGAAMVISVFVTCQDFFEFLYHEDYHAAGSICQWLCLSAWIAMLTMTLSPALVAMGKTKEVANSNFVKLPATIIASLAGFHTAGLSGFILGLAIGSLIAHLVVVDALAKTGMLLVKQDLVTTSVVVLAMVFVVFVQNAETITKTEMRVAFALVAISFWMLAIVQVRQYRKAERAKPSTSMG; encoded by the coding sequence ATGCATGTTGCTGAATTGACCGTCAAATCAGAATCGACCAATGCAAGCGAATCGTCGTTCGACTCGGTCGACGAATTTTCGAAGCCTGAAGATCGCCAAGGTGTCTACGTCGCAGGGCCTTCGCGGACGGTTCTAGGCGCGTCCGCTTGGTCGATGGCTGGGTATGGATTTAGCCAGTGTTTTCGATTAGTCAACAACATGGTGTTGAGCTATTTGTTGATGCCGGAAGCATTCGGAACAATGGCAATTGTTAATTTGGTCGTCGTAGGCATAAGCATGTTTTCCGATGTGGGTGCCGGACCTTGCATCATCCAAAACGATCGCGGTGATCACTTCGAATTCTTGAACACCGCCTGGGTGATTGGAATCTTTCGTGGTGCGGTCATTACGTTAATCGCAGCTTTGTTAGCGATGCCTGTAGCAAGTTTTTATCAATTGCCAGAATTGGTTTGGTTGATACCGCTCGCATCGTTAACGGCGCTGATCAACGGTACCGCATCGACGGCGATTTACACGTCGCAGCGACATCTTGACCTTAAGTCACTTGCTTGGTTAGACATCCGATCGCAGGTGATCGGCAGCATCGCAATGTGCATTTTGGCGTTTTATTGGCCGACCGTGACGTCGTTGGTGCTTGGAACGATCGCAACGGCCGTCGCGCACACGATATTCAGCCATCGAATGATTTCGGGTTATCGCAATCAGTTCGCGTTCAGTCAAACCGATGCCAAGAAACTGTTCCATTTTGGACGCTGGATCTTTGTCAGCACTCTGATGATGTTCGCAGCGATGCAGGTTGACCGTATGATGATGGGCAAGCTGTTCGACATAGGAACGCTTGGCGTCTATAGCTTTGGTTTGGCGATCGCAATGTTGCCACGGATGGTAGTCGAAAAACTTTCGTCCGGGATTCTGTATCCCGTGTTGTCGCGATTCGCTCGCGGTTCTAGCGACGGATTGATGCCACAGTTGCGATCAGCCCGCGGTTCGATCCTGGCAGTGGGAGCCGCAATGGTTATTAGTGTGTTTGTGACGTGTCAGGACTTTTTTGAGTTCTTGTATCACGAGGACTACCATGCGGCCGGCTCGATCTGTCAGTGGTTATGTCTTTCGGCTTGGATCGCGATGCTGACAATGACATTGTCGCCTGCCTTAGTCGCGATGGGAAAGACGAAAGAAGTTGCAAACTCAAACTTTGTGAAGTTGCCTGCAACGATCATTGCATCATTAGCTGGCTTTCACACAGCCGGTCTAAGCGGATTTATTTTGGGATTGGCGATTGGTTCACTTATTGCGCACTTGGTCGTTGTCGATGCGTTGGCCAAGACTGGAATGTTGCTGGTCAAACAGGATTTAGTGACCACCTCCGTCGTGGTGTTGGCGATGGTTTTCGTCGTCTTTGTGCAGAACGCAGAGACGATCACTAAAACAGAAATGCGGGTAGCGTTCGCGCTTGTCGCCATCTCGTTTTGGATGTTGGCGATAGTACAGGTTCGCCAGTATCGGAAGGCCGAGCGAGCCAAACCGTCAACATCGATGGGCTGA